In Elusimicrobiota bacterium, a single window of DNA contains:
- a CDS encoding NAD(P)-dependent oxidoreductase, with translation MKVLVTGATGFVGRHVMRCLIEKDVSLVASSLTAAEAADCQWPRSVNYLDCDLARPRDDYFDFFGRPDVLIHLAWAGLPNYKELFHFEQNLFNDYRFIKSMIGAGLQRLVVTGTCLEYGLQEGMLQEDGITMPSTAYGIAKDSLRKFIEQLSAHSKFNFNWVRLFYLYGEGQPSHALLPQLDAAIRRGDTEFNMSAGQQQRDYLPVAEAAANIVRIALQDRILGTINNCSGVPISILDFVKARLAERRASIRLNLGHHCCPDYEPMRFWGSTRKLTQVLHSE, from the coding sequence ATGAAAGTACTTGTCACAGGCGCCACTGGCTTTGTGGGCAGACATGTGATGAGGTGCCTTATCGAGAAGGATGTCTCCTTGGTGGCCTCTTCCCTTACAGCGGCTGAGGCAGCGGATTGCCAATGGCCAAGGTCCGTAAATTACCTCGACTGCGATCTTGCAAGACCGCGGGATGATTACTTCGATTTCTTCGGGCGCCCAGATGTCCTCATTCACCTTGCGTGGGCGGGATTGCCAAACTACAAGGAGCTTTTTCATTTTGAACAGAATCTGTTCAATGACTACCGCTTCATCAAGAGCATGATCGGAGCCGGCTTGCAACGCTTGGTGGTCACCGGAACCTGCCTCGAATACGGCCTGCAGGAAGGGATGCTGCAGGAAGATGGCATCACGATGCCGTCAACTGCCTATGGAATCGCGAAAGATTCTTTGAGGAAATTCATCGAGCAGTTGAGCGCTCATTCTAAATTCAACTTCAACTGGGTCCGGCTGTTTTACTTGTACGGCGAGGGGCAGCCCTCACACGCTCTGCTTCCCCAGCTAGATGCAGCCATCAGGCGTGGCGATACGGAATTCAACATGTCGGCTGGACAGCAACAACGGGATTATCTCCCCGTCGCGGAAGCCGCGGCGAACATTGTCAGGATTGCCTTGCAGGATCGAATTCTCGGCACGATAAACAATTGCAGCGGGGTCCCCATCTCCATACTTGATTTTGTAAAAGCGCGTCTTGCTGAGCGGCGAGCCAGCATTCGACTCAATCTGGGCCATCATTGCTGCCCCGATTACGAACCCATGCGTTTTTGGGGAAGCACGAGAAAGCTGACACAGGTTTTGCACAGCGAGTGA
- a CDS encoding cephalosporin hydroxylase family protein has product MTKKLPDPIEQFNRERVARIASYKDDKQLQEAAHAFMKEIVRTNYIFNFSWLGRPVIQLPQDLFAMQEIIWTVKPDFIIETGIAHGGSLIFQASMLELLGKGTAIGIDIDIRKHNRREIERHPLSRRIKMIKGSSVDDTVVSQVKKITAGAKSLMVTLDSNHTHEHVLKELQLYTPLVSLGSYCIVGDTAVEDFSREIPIVDRAWGPGDNPKTAVREFLRTHDEFEIDKDIESKLFLTGAPDGYLKRIK; this is encoded by the coding sequence TTGACCAAGAAATTGCCGGACCCCATTGAACAATTCAATCGGGAGCGCGTTGCCAGAATTGCATCCTATAAAGACGACAAGCAGCTACAGGAAGCCGCTCACGCCTTCATGAAGGAAATTGTCAGGACCAATTATATTTTCAATTTCTCATGGCTCGGGCGCCCAGTCATTCAATTGCCGCAGGACCTTTTTGCCATGCAGGAGATCATATGGACAGTCAAGCCTGACTTCATCATTGAAACCGGGATAGCCCATGGCGGCTCACTGATTTTTCAAGCCTCCATGCTGGAACTTCTTGGCAAGGGCACAGCCATCGGCATCGATATCGATATTCGCAAACACAATCGCAGGGAGATCGAGCGCCATCCTCTCTCCCGCAGAATCAAGATGATTAAAGGTTCCAGCGTGGATGACACGGTGGTCTCCCAGGTCAAGAAGATCACTGCCGGGGCCAAAAGCCTCATGGTCACTCTTGATTCGAACCACACCCATGAGCATGTCCTTAAGGAGCTTCAGTTATACACCCCCTTGGTTTCCTTGGGGAGCTACTGCATTGTCGGGGATACCGCTGTCGAAGACTTCTCTAGAGAAATCCCGATAGTGGACCGCGCCTGGGGCCCCGGGGACAATCCCAAGACCGCGGTTCGGGAGTTTCTGAGGACCCATGACGAATTTGAAATCGATAAGGACATCGAGTCCAAGCTCTTCCTGACCGGCGCGCCTGATGGTTACCTCAAACGCATCAAGTAA
- a CDS encoding class I SAM-dependent methyltransferase yields MKCRFCGNALSHVFLDLGTCPLSNAFLSKERLDLPEVYYPLKLFTCDKCFLVQVAEQKAARDIFSGDYIYFSSYSKLWLNHARNYVAMISRRLELNQSSLVIEVASNDGYLLQFVKEKGIPCLGIEPAASTAEVAIAKGIDVVQDFFGTRLALQLRQQNRQADLLLGANVLAHVPDINDFVEGIKIALKPGGTATMEFPHLLQLIEDNQFDTIYHEHFSYLSFQTVLNVFAAHELTLYDVEEMPTHGGSVRVYARHASNQGLRVSPAVDQLLDKEKAHGMHQIEYYCGFQKKVDRVKYDFVSFLIAEKLKGRKIAAYGAAAKGNTLLNYAGLKSDLIDFVADASPHKQGKFLPGSRIPVVSEGWIRSNRPDYIIVFPWNIKNEIIDQLSYVRDWHAKFIIPIPTLEVL; encoded by the coding sequence ATGAAATGCCGTTTTTGCGGCAATGCCCTTTCGCACGTATTCCTGGACCTGGGGACCTGCCCGCTCTCCAACGCCTTTTTGTCCAAAGAGCGTCTCGACCTGCCCGAAGTGTACTATCCGCTCAAACTGTTTACTTGCGACAAGTGCTTCTTAGTGCAAGTCGCCGAGCAAAAGGCCGCTCGCGACATTTTTTCCGGCGATTATATTTACTTCAGCTCCTATTCAAAACTCTGGCTCAACCACGCCCGGAACTATGTTGCAATGATCAGCCGGCGATTGGAGCTCAACCAGTCATCACTCGTAATCGAGGTGGCCTCCAATGACGGCTACCTGCTCCAGTTTGTCAAAGAAAAGGGGATACCGTGCCTGGGCATAGAACCCGCCGCCAGCACAGCCGAGGTCGCTATTGCCAAGGGCATCGATGTCGTTCAGGATTTCTTCGGTACAAGACTTGCCCTCCAATTACGGCAACAGAACCGACAAGCTGATTTGCTTCTGGGCGCGAATGTGCTTGCGCATGTGCCGGACATCAATGATTTTGTGGAGGGAATCAAAATAGCGCTCAAGCCTGGCGGCACAGCCACCATGGAATTTCCACACCTTCTCCAGCTCATCGAGGACAACCAATTCGACACCATCTATCACGAGCATTTCTCATACCTTTCATTTCAGACCGTGCTCAATGTATTCGCCGCGCATGAGCTCACGCTATATGACGTGGAGGAAATGCCCACACATGGCGGCTCGGTGAGGGTCTATGCTCGCCACGCATCGAATCAGGGCCTGCGCGTCTCTCCCGCCGTTGATCAGCTGCTCGACAAGGAGAAAGCGCATGGCATGCATCAGATTGAGTATTACTGCGGATTCCAGAAGAAAGTCGACCGAGTGAAGTATGACTTCGTAAGCTTTTTGATTGCGGAGAAATTGAAAGGACGCAAGATTGCCGCTTACGGCGCCGCCGCAAAAGGGAACACCCTGCTCAATTACGCTGGGCTAAAGAGTGACCTAATCGATTTTGTTGCGGATGCGTCGCCTCACAAACAGGGAAAATTCCTGCCAGGGAGCCGAATTCCGGTAGTCAGCGAGGGTTGGATCAGGTCGAACAGGCCCGACTATATCATCGTCTTTCCCTGGAACATCAAGAACGAGATAATAGACCAACTCAGCTATGTCAGAGATTGGCACGCAAAGTTCATCATCCCAATTCCCACTCTTGAAGTCCTATGA